From the bacterium genome, the window CGCCCTTTTAACCCCAAAAAATCTCCCTTCTGGGTTGTCAAAGAATTTTTTTCTTCCCAAACTACCTTTCGCTCTCTCCTAATATAATTGTTATCAACCTTACCTATCCATTTGTTGAGAAAGCTCAATGATTAGAAGGTATCCCTCAATACTACCTTGTAGAATAACCAAATAAGCTTCTATGGCAGACAGTATAAAGGGGGACTGGGGGATTGCAATCCCCCAGCAGGGGCTTGAGGACAGCGTCCCCAAAATATTTATCCCTTTATTTCCAATTGCACAGGTGAAAAAACTTCTTTCTCCTTTTAAAAACAGAAGATTTCTGTACCAGGCAAAATTTACTTGACAACAAACTTTTGCACGAAAATATTTATAACTTTCTCAATAAACATATCGCTCCTATGGAGCTAATTTGATGTTGAGACGATAAAGCTATAAACATCTCGCCCTTACAGGACTGAATATATTTTATAAACTCCGTTAGGAGTGATATATTTGTAGACTATGATAATCCTTAAAGAATTCAGCTCCGTAGGAGCGAAATGTTTAACTGTGATTTTTGTGACAGAAAAATAAACAATCTTAATCTTTAACTTCTTTAATTTTAATATCTTAAATATTATTTGTGTTTATTCGTAGATTTATACATTAAATTTCCTGCAAAAGTTTGTTGACAACATTAAAATAGAATGTTATCATAAAATTCAGGCTAACGATGTCAAGGATAAAATTTTTCTGGACAATTCTTATGATGTTCTTTTTCCTTACAACTGTTATTACGGGTTTGATACAGGTAAATTTAGACTTACATCAATTCATTTATCACAAATATAGTGCTTATTTGACGATATTTTTTGTGCTTGGGCATACTTATTTTAATTGGCATAAATTATTAAAAAGGAAGGGATAAGATTGCTTTCCAGACGCAATTTCCTGAGTAAAATTGGACTTTTAGGTTTAGGTGTCCCATTTTTTAATAAATGGTTTGCACCGCCAGAGGCTACTTCCGCACCTAATCTGGATATTGCAGAACAATATCACCAGGAAAGTAGACATACATTATTCAATATACTTTTAGGTAGCGGGAGTAAGGAACATACCTCGCCTTTATTCAAAAAATACATAGTGGCAGAAAAGATTAAATTACCACAGGATTTTAAATATCGGGGAATATCGGTTGAAGAGGCGATTATTAGAAGGAGGTCGAGACGAAATTTTATTCAAAAACCGATTTCATTAAAAGAATTATCCTGCTTGCTTTATTATGCCAGTGGAATAACGCAAGGAAAAGGCTCACAGGGATTACGAGCCGCACCTTCTGCCGGGGCACTTTATCCCATAGAAATTTATCCTGTTATTCATCTGGTTGAAGGTATAAAACCTGGAATATACCATTATTCTATTGAAGACCACTTATTAGAATTGCTAAAACAGGGAGACTATCGTCAGAAACTTTCACAACACTGTTTAGGACAGGAGTTTGTTGGGAAATCTGCGGTAGCATTTATTATGACCGCTATATTTGCCAGGACAAAATCGAAATATCATCATCGTGCCTACCGTTATGCATTGATTGAAGCCGGACATATTGCTGAAAATCTCTATCTATCTGCCATCTCAATGGGATTAGGCATTTGTGCTGTAGGCGCCTTTTTCGACGACCCAATCAACCAGACACTTGAAATTGATGGGATAAAAGAATCAGCAATATATATTACAGTGGTAGGAAATCAAGTTATCAGTAACAGGATTTATCAGGATTTGTAAGATATAAAATAATCCTGCCAATCTGCGAGAAAAACCTTGCCTCCAAAATCACAAAACTATAGTTTCAATTAAAACCTCTTGCAATTCAGAATATTTTATGATATGATAATTATATTATGAAAATAGCAACTATTGTGGGTGCCAGACCCCAGTTTATCAAACTCAGTCCCCTTTCTCAAAAACTGAGAATGAATTGTAAAGAAATCTTGATTCATACCGGACAACATTACGATTACGAGATGTCAAAGGTGTTTTTTGATGAATTGGGAATACCTGCACCAGATTACCATCTTGAGGTTGGGTCTGAGAGTCATGGTGTTCAAACAGGGAAAATGCTGATTAAAATAGAGGAGGCACTGGTTAAAGAAAAACCAGATATGGTTTTAGTTTATGGGGATACTAATTCCACTTTAGCCGGGGCATTAGCCACTTCAAAGATAAATATCCCGATTGGACATGTAGAGGCGGGTTTGCGTTCTTTTGACAAAGGTATGCCAGAAGAAATAAATAGAGTAGTGACAGACCATTTGTCTTCTTTTTGCTTTGCCCCGACTAAAACTGCGGTTGATAATTTGAAAAAGGAAGGGATTGAAAATGGAGTTTATTTAACTGGTGATGTGATGTATGATGCGGCAATTAAAGGCATAGAAATCGCTAAGTCTAAATCACAGATATTTAACCAACTAAATTTAAAAGAAAAAGATTACCTGCTTGTTACCATTCATCGACAGGGAAATACGGATGTTTTAGAAAATCTTACTTCTCTTGTTGAAAGTCTGGTAGAACTGGATGAAAAGATTGTCTTTCCGATTCATCCGCGAACTAAAAAGG encodes:
- the wecB gene encoding UDP-N-acetylglucosamine 2-epimerase (non-hydrolyzing), which produces MKIATIVGARPQFIKLSPLSQKLRMNCKEILIHTGQHYDYEMSKVFFDELGIPAPDYHLEVGSESHGVQTGKMLIKIEEALVKEKPDMVLVYGDTNSTLAGALATSKINIPIGHVEAGLRSFDKGMPEEINRVVTDHLSSFCFAPTKTAVDNLKKEGIENGVYLTGDVMYDAAIKGIEIAKSKSQIFNQLNLKEKDYLLVTIHRQGNTDVLENLTSLVESLVELDEKIVFPIHPRTKKVLKEYGLLSKLESSPYVIIISPVGYLDFLLLESGAKKILTDSGGIQKEAYFFKVPCITLRENTEWVETVEDGWNILVGTNKNQISQAVLEFNPQNKQRDVFGDGKASEKIAEIFIDFKGNCVI
- a CDS encoding SagB/ThcOx family dehydrogenase, translating into MLSRRNFLSKIGLLGLGVPFFNKWFAPPEATSAPNLDIAEQYHQESRHTLFNILLGSGSKEHTSPLFKKYIVAEKIKLPQDFKYRGISVEEAIIRRRSRRNFIQKPISLKELSCLLYYASGITQGKGSQGLRAAPSAGALYPIEIYPVIHLVEGIKPGIYHYSIEDHLLELLKQGDYRQKLSQHCLGQEFVGKSAVAFIMTAIFARTKSKYHHRAYRYALIEAGHIAENLYLSAISMGLGICAVGAFFDDPINQTLEIDGIKESAIYITVVGNQVISNRIYQDL